One Carassius gibelio isolate Cgi1373 ecotype wild population from Czech Republic chromosome A7, carGib1.2-hapl.c, whole genome shotgun sequence DNA window includes the following coding sequences:
- the LOC128016577 gene encoding ankyrin repeat domain-containing protein 11-like isoform X2, which produces MGMPGIRAGYPLSERQQVALLMQMTAEESINSPDTTPKHQSQSNLGQKGTPNSASKTKDKVNKRNERGETRLHRAAIRGEARRIKELINEGADVNVKDFAGWTALHEACNRGYYDVAKQLLAAGAEVNTKGLDDDTPLHDASNNGHLKVVKLLLRYGGNPSQINRRGETPLKVANSKTMLNLLLGKGTYTSSEESSSESSEEEDAPSFAPSSSVDGNNTDSEFEKGLKLKGKGMDPPKSTTTPVKDEYEFDEDDEEERVPPVDDKHLLKKEFRKEPISKTNSLISIPKMEVKTYSKSNSLTPKKAVRRILSDSNSSDEDDRTLCFTPTSTPRQTAPQTNVKSRDLTSLSSKQQKDKSKVKKKRKKEIKNNVSKVRFVRANAKFCTSDSEIGDVESEDDKGSMQSANCVKDSSTLSLKEPSVFSSLSISNSSSTHGSLGSQKLTQSLAEQHPKQWRTDGWKTVSSPTWSDVSSLSDSVRTRLSSESDYSSADSSIESVKQVKKKVQDNRKKNNMHANVVDKKNSEFYKNSNADGTISKTDKDGKVLKKHKVKHKHKSKEKDKAPSVVLSQDMNEKFVKSFSFDFDDTRLKSLIVETESPSENRVKLSKHEKDHFKKEDRLSKGKSEDKDWPGKETQRVIKEERSKKTKESNKEKVSKEERDKPLKTEKERSIKDKDKAKEEKQKPHKDDKKKKSKDKSLKVDKKNEQKDDKHFKSEKSIKEEKEKSKRDKNIKEEADSEHCDLKNHLLEDTKMSASDDPHDRWQSDMSSDSSLYGDDSWDAPVKEYKANNAVKLIVETVKEESKERKKENKVKDKKPDHGEKRPEKETASKKKDKESSEKNAEKKKDWTDKQRFNSGQSLEKEKKRKESAEGVKEKKDKDSVDGSRDRKDSYEFTKERKDSKTKQESLRDDYGNEAFYKDKPENENTCKSDPRERNHSGKEREKKTDSVEKKEKSKGEKHKDKPKDRNLDQEKDKPEKNSIDKSMKEKDPERTSKDKRDGFKEKHKDSHNKEKDRKMSSEQNKDKKEKTSQDKHADREKDFSEFKKEERKPEKVREKTWYAIEDIFTDESEDEDDNYNGGVAKFSDSLGLSDSHRKDSTPDRDEMDNFQTDKHKKYSEGKTHSTEKQKDKEHKEKKKEKAAFDAGKERKASMEKHKDKKDKDSTDTKHKERKDRACVDSNQDKKSKQKLLDKRDISEEKGKNKYKDKTEHSKERKFSKGSGENEKSLLEKLEEEAMNEYKDDSNDRNSDISSDSFTDRGHEPLLSSFYDSSNISIPDISEERRESVSISNPQDKFRERERHRHSSSSSSKKSHDKDKEKVKKEKGEKKEKSEEISRESYGRRESLPFDKEPMPLEADPYTFPYGSKADGEDDLEKTLEFEKEMSKKDKMNSVMSSEKIKDKKKKEKHKEKVKEEKHKYSDGFGSFRHSKDEQKSGLKENTQVTCLKDKSKEDSSKFDGKNKERNKDIMDKDRADIKTKVKDENDKISLSKETPRKDNRPREKLLVDGDFRLTSFGKMLSLKDQEIEERHKKHKERMKQMEKLRHRSGDPKFKDKTKSNEELKKNRSELSKKSASVETALKEKKLKDIGLPTQMMSPDRKPQPIEGQNSKDQPFGHQMKESLPASPRPDQNRPTGVPTPTSVISCPSYEEVMQTPRTPSCSAEDYPDIMFENLECQNSSATTMSMNACSPTFFDRYSNSSSNVQEEACITPAKDMQLPLASRSVPSDVRRPLEIEFKVEADKLGQQHIPEGTEFESSASHLTEDKMAADRLNCISSTFCLSPIGMMSPMPDPSQDDRVPDEASPVNCIMDGSEHSESVFNNFLMKPSTPVHRPDPQEPCLDIAAPPTPAPAALPPMDLDDLSEPHQSGPGLTPVHPVSGSDYMPPVVEEQDEEEEEDDDFVEDAREDDHAPVETIQSRNDPTYSLGIEELDKKSWLECPDRRDPDVLTIIPTHLQDNYMDNSCDQSLGWNSEELMKSPHESYREVEAAVSKISSPYSHSDCDIHHIPSVMSVTPPYTTYSAAYCPSQISDSHYEVHKDTVEDIQSPERPVTEALESESSQLETFFTDCKPNPDEDPMDLEPPCMMKADSQGSPTYAAENNMSVDPPVSQEPVVSWVDPFSSAPDEMDDMGPFSIPDLPFPEKEMQDPDITASEIAESKHPPSQTRPPVIETSENKIMDADLPSLSKTPCSPAVVPQTESGQDLVPPISDNGYRPQCELEPEPQNVPDVPPMKETIPEESRAFEDVNENNVKLFSTENENRQEEPTPDNMMPSVMVQHLDLQATTLLLGQNPVVALGPSCSPHSSVQVPSVSVPSSTQVTEELETTAKLSVTIPVSDAPKKIEEIPQRMTRKKAQMLANQNKQSAALSSSSVTCSVSSSSVTTSVTTSCVTVEKEKEPISSTTAQTSTPAPAQITKTKGKPVDDDDNQSQHPRKRKFSKSGQQQVQVQLVNTAMKQTREMIQQTLAVIVNAIKLDEIEPYHSDRSNPYFEYLQIRKKIEEKRKILCYITPQAPQCYAEYVTYTGSYLLDGKPLSKLHIPVIAPPPSLSEPLKELFRQQEAVRGKLRLQHSIEREKLIVSCEQEVLRVHCRAARTIANQAVPFSACTMLLDSEVYNMPSESQGDENKSVRDRFNARQFISWIQDVDDKYDRMKTCLLMRQQHEAAALNAVQRMEWQLKVQELDPAGHKSLCVNEVPSFYVPMVDVNDDFVLLPA; this is translated from the exons ATGGGCATGCCAGGGATCCGGGCCGGGTACCCCCTCTCAGAGCGGCAGCAGGTGGCTCTTCTCATGCAGATGACGGCGGAGGAGTCCATAAACAGTCCAG ACACCACACCAAAGCATCAGTCGCAGTCCAATCTGGGTCAGAAGGGAACACCAAACTCTGCCTCAAAAACCAAAGACAAAGTTAACAAGCGGAATGAGAGGGGTGAGACGCGGCTGCACCGGGCAGCCATACGTGGGGAGGCACGCCGGATAAAGGAGCTCATCAACGAGGGAGCTGACGTGAATGTAAAAGACTTTGCAG GCTGGACCGCACTGCATGAGGCGTGTAACAGAGGGTATTACGATGTGGCCAAGCAGCTGCTGGCAGCCGGGGCTGAGGTTAACACCAAGGGCCTGGATGACGACACGCCTCTACATGATGCGTCTAACAATGGCCATCTTAAA GTTGTGAAGCTGCTGTTACGATATGGAGGGAATCCTTCTCAAATCAACAGAAGAGGAGAGACTCCGTTAAAAGTGGCAAATTCGAAAACAATGCTTAATCTGTTGCTGGGAAAAGGCACTTACACCTCCAGTGAGGAGAGTTCCTCAG AATCTTCTGAAGAGGAGGATGCCCCATCATTTGCCCCATCCAGCTCTGTTGATGGCAATAATACAGACTCAGAGTTTGAGAAGGGCTTGAAATTAAAAGGGAAGGGCATGGACCCACCCAAATCCACCACCACTCCTGTCAAGGATGAGTACGAGTTTGAcgaggatgatgaggaggagcGTGTCCCACCTGTGGATGACAAGCATCTGCTCAAGAAAGAGTTCCGCAAGGAACCCATCAGCAAGACAAACAGCTTAATCTCCATACCCAAGATGGAGGTTAAAACCTATTCCAAAAGCAACTCGCTGACACCAAAGAAAGCTGTGCGCAGGATCCTGTCGGACAGCAACAGCTCGGACGAGGATGACAGGACGTTATGTTTCACACCCACGTCCACTCCAAGGCAAACTGCACCTCAGACCAATGTCAAGAGCCGGGACTTGACGTCATTGAGCTCTAAGCAGCAAAAAGACAAAAGTAAAGtcaagaagaagaggaagaaggagataaaaaataatgttagtaAGGTGCGCTTTGTTAGAGCGAATGCCAAGTTTTGCACCTCGGATTCTGAGATTGGGGATGTGGAGAGTGAGGATGATAAAGGATCCATGCAGAGTGCAAATTGTGTAAAGGACTCTTCTACCTTGAGCCTCAAAGAACCCTCTGTTTTTAGTTCTCTGTCTATCTCGAATTCATCCTCCACGCACGGGAGTCTGGGCTCTCAGAAACTCACACAGTCTCTGGCAGAGCAGCATCCAAAGCAGTGGAGGACAGATGGCTGGAAGACTGTGTCCTCTCCAACGTGGTCTGATGTCAGCTCCCTCTCAGACTCAGTCAGAACAAGGCTTTCCAGCGAGTCAGACTACTCTTCTGCCGACTCCAGCATTGAATCTGTGAAACAGGTGAAAAAGAAAGTGCAAgataacagaaagaaaaataacatGCATGCCAATGTGGTAGACAAAAAGAACTCGGAGTTCTACAAGAATTCGAACGCAGATGGGACCATTTCTAAAACGGACAAAGATGGAAAAGTGTTAAAGAAACACAAAGtgaaacacaaacataaaagtaagGAAAAAGATAAAGCTCCAAGTGTCGTGTTGAGTCAAGACATGAATGAAAAGTTTGTCAAGAGCTTTTCTTTTGACTTTGACGATACCAGGCTGAAGTCGCTAATTGTTGAGACCGAGTCACCTTCTGAAAATAGGGTCAAATTGTCCAAACATGAGAAAGATCATTTTAAGAAGGAGGACAGACTGTCTAAGGGTAAATCAGAAGACAAGGACTGGCCAGGTAAAGAAACTCAAAGGGTGATCAAGGAAGAGAGGTCAAAGAAGACAAAGGAGTCCAACAAGGAAAAGGTGAGCAAAGAGGAGAGGGACAAACCTTTGAAGACTGAGAAGGAGAGAAGCATAAAAGACAAAGACAAGGCAAAAGAGGAGAAGCAGAAACCCCATAaagatgacaaaaagaaaaagtctAAGGATAAGTCTCTTAAAGTCGACAAAAAGAATGAGCAGAAAGAcgacaaacattttaaatctgaGAAAAgcataaaagaagaaaaagaaaagtcaaaGAGGGATAAAAACATCAAGGAGGAAGCTGATTCTGAACATTGTGACTTAAAAAATCACCTACTAGAGGACACCAAGATGAGTGCGTCCGATGACCCCCATGATCGGTGGCAGTCAGATATGTCTTCTGACAGTTCGCTTTATGGAGATGATAGCTGGGACGCCCCTGTAAAAGAATACAAAGCAAATAATGCGGTCAAGTTAATTGTAGAAACAGTCAAAGAGGAAAGCAaggaaaggaaaaaggaaaataagGTCAAAGATAAAAAGCCAGATCATGGAGAAAAACGTCCTGAAAAGGAAACCGCATCAAAGAAGAAAGACAAAGAGTCCTCTGAAAAGAatgctgaaaagaaaaaagactggaCAGACAAACAAAGATTTAATTCTGGTCAGTCACTGGAAAAGGAGAAGAAACGAAAAGAATCAGCAGAGGGTGTCAAAGAGAAGAAAGATAAGGATTCTGTGGATGGCAGCAGAGACAGAAAAGACTCCTATGAATTTACTAAAGAAAGGAAAGactccaaaacaaaacaagaatctTTGAGAGATGACTATGGGAATGAGGCCTTCTATAAAGACAAACCAGAAAATGAAAACACTTGCAAGTCTGACCCCAGGGAGAGAAACCACTCTGGAAAGGAAAGGGAGAAGAAAACGGATAGtgtggaaaagaaagagaagtCCAAAGGAGAAAAACACAAGGACAAGCCTAAGGACAGAAATTTGGACCAGGAAAAGGACAAACCTGAGAAAAACTCAATTGATAAATCAATGAAAGAGAAAGATCCAGAAAGGACCTCCAAAGACAAGCGAGATGGgtttaaagaaaaacataaagaTTCTCATAACAAAGAAAAAGACAGGAAGATGTCATCTGAACAgaataaagataaaaaagaaaagacatcCCAGGACAAACATGCTGATAGAGAAAAAGATTTCTCAGAGTTTAAGAAAGAGGAGCGAAAACCTGAAAAGGTGAGAGAGAAGACATGGTATgcaattgaagatatttttacAGATGAAAGTGAGGATGAAGATGACAATTATAACGGGGGTGTTGCAAAATTTAGTGACTCTCTTGGACTGTCAGATTCACACAGGAAAGATTCCACGCCTGACAGAGATGAAATGGATAATTTCCAAACAGATAAACATAAGAAATACTCTGAGGGCAAAACACATTCCACggaaaaacaaaaagacaaggaacataaagagaagaaaaaagagaaGGCAGCATTTGATGCTGGAAAAGAGAGAAAAGCCTCCATGGAAAAACACAAAGATAAAAAGGACAAAGATTCAACTGACACAAAACATAAGGAACGTAAGGACAGAGCATGTGTGGATTCAAATCAAGACAAGAAAAGCAAGCAGAAACTTCTTGACAAGAGAGACATCAGTGAAGAAAagggcaaaaataaatacaaagacaaGACTGAGCACTCAAAAGAACGAAAATTTTCAAAGGGGAGTGGTGAAAATGAGAAATCCTTGTTGGAGAAACTTGAGGAGGAGGCTATGAATGAGTATAAAGATGATTCCAATGATAGAAATAGTGACATTTCATCAGACAGTTTCACAGACAGAGGTCATGAGCCTCTTCTAAGCAGCTTCTATGATTCCTCCAACATCAGCATACCTGACATATCAGAGGAGAGAAGAGAGTCAGTATCCATTTCTAATCCACAGGACAAGTTCCGAGAGCGAGAGAGGCATAGAcattcatcatcttcatcatccaaAAAGAGCCATGACAAAGACAAGGAGAAAGTCAAGAAAGAAAAGGGCGAGAAAAAAGAGAAGTCAGAGGAGATATCCAGAGAATCCTATGGCCGCAGAGAAAGCTTGCCCTTTGACAAAGAGCCCATGCCTTTGGAGGCCGACCCTTACACTTTTCCATATGGTTCCAAAGCTGATGGTGAGGATGATTTGGAAAAAACTCTGGAATTTGAGAAGGAGATGTCCAAAAAGGACAAGATGAATAGTGTCATGAGCAGtgagaaaataaaagacaaaaagaagaaagagaaacacaaggaaaAAGTGAAAGAAGAAAAGCATAAATATTCAGATGGTTTTGGCTCCTTCAGGCACTCAAAAGATGAACAAAAATCTGGATTGAAGGAAAACACTCAAGTCACATGTCTTAAAGATAAATCTAAAGAAGACAGTTCTAAATTTGATGGGAAAAATAAGGAGAGAAATAAAGATATCATGGATAAAGATAGAGCAGATATAAAAACAAAGGTCAAAGATGAGAATGACAAAATCAGCCTGTCAAAAGAGACACCTCGAAAGGACAACCGCCCTCGTGAAAAACTTTTGGTTGATGGTGATTTTAGACTGACAAGTTTTGGCAAAATGCTTAGTTTAAAAGACCAGGAAATTGAAGAGCGCCATAAGAAACACAAGGAGAGAATGAAACAGATGGAAAAACTGAGGCATCGATCAGGCGACCCAAAATTCAAAGATAAAACTAAGTCAAATGAAGAACTGAAGAAGAACCGCAGTGAACTCTCCAAAAAATCTGCTTCAGTGGAAACTGCTTTGAAAGAGAAAAAGCTTAAAGATATTGGCCTTCCAACCCAAATGATGTCGCCTGATAGAAAACCACAACCTATTGAGGGTCAGAACTCGAAAGACCAGCCATTTGGCCACCAAATGAAGGAAAGTCTTCCTGCATCTCCACGACCTGACCAGAACAGACCAACAGGTGTCCCCACCCCAACATCGGTCATCTCATGTCCAAGCTATGAGGAAGTCATGCAAACTCCACGCACTCCATCCTGCAGTGCTGAGGACTATCCTGATATCATGTTTGAGAATCTTGAGTGTCAGAATTCCTCTGCCACAACCATGTCCATGAATGCCTGCTCTCCTACGTTCTTTGATAGATATTCTAACTCGTCAAGTAACGTCCAGGAGGAAGCATGCATAACACCAGCAAAGGACATGCAGTTACCCCTAGCGAGTCGGTCTGTCCCTTCTGATGTCAGAAGACCACTTGAGATTGAGTTCAAAGTAGAGGCTGACAAGTTAGGACAGCAACATATACCAGAAGGAACAGAATTTGAGTCTTCAGCCTCACATCTCACTGAGGACAAGATGGCAGCTGACAGACTTAATTGCATTTCCTCAACATTCTGTTTATCACCTATCGGCATGATGTCTCCCATGCCTGACCCATCGCAAGATGATAGGGTGCCAGATGAAGCATCTCCTGTAAATTGCATCATGGATGGCAGTGAACACTCAGAAAGTGTCTTTAACAACTTTCTTATGAAGCCCTCAACTCCAGTCCATAGACCTGATCCCCAGGAACCTTGTCTGGATATAGCTGCTCCCCCAACTCCAGCACCTGCTGCCCTGCCTCCCATGGATCTTGATGATCTTTCAGAGCCACACCAAAGTGGACCTGGTCTAACACCAGTCCACCCTGTTAGTGGGAGTGACTACATGCCTCCTGTTGTTGAAGAGCAAgacgaagaggaggaggaggatgatgatttTGTTGAGGATGCCAGAGAAGATGACCATGCTCCAGTGGAGACCATCCAGTCCAGAAACGACCCTACTTATTCACTTGGTATTGAGGAATTGGACAAAAAGTCTTGGCTTGAATGTCCAGATAGAAGAGATCCTGATGTACTTACCATAATACCAACCCATCTGCAAGATAACTACATGGACAACTCATGTGATCAGTCCTTAGGCTGGAATTCAGAAGAGCTCATGAAATCACCTCATGAGAGTTACAGAGAGGTTGAGGCAGCGGTCTCAAAGATTAGCAGTCCCTATTCACACTCAGATTGTGATATACATCATATACCAAGTGTAATGTCCGTGACACCACCTTACACTACTTATTCTGCAGCATACTGTCCATCGCAAATATCTGACTCTCATTATGAGGTCCACAAAGACACAGTGGAGGACATCCAATCACCAGAAAGACCTGTAACAGAGGCATTGGAGTCTGAATCATCTCAGCTAGAAACTTTCTTCACTGATTGCAAACCAAACCCTGACGAAGATCCGATGGACCTAGAGCCCCCATGTATGATGAAAGCTGATAGTCAAGGGTCTCCTACCTATGCTGCAGAAAACAACATGTCTGTAGATCCGCCAGTCAGCCAAGAACCAGTTGTTTCATGGGTGGATCCATTCTCAAGTGCACCTGATGAAATGGATGACATGGGTCCCTTCTCTATACCAGACCTTCCGTTTCCAGAGAAGGAGATGCAGGATCCTGATATAACAGCCTCAGAAATTGCAGAGAGTAAGCATCCACCTTCTCAGACGAGACCTCCAGTCATTGAGacaagtgaaaataaaataatggatgCTGACCTGCCAAGTTTGTCCAAAACTCCTTGTTCTCCTGCAGTTGTTCCTCAGACTGAATCTGGTCAGGATTTGGTTCCTCCAATAAGTGACAATGGCTATAGACCACAGTGCGAGTTGGAGCCAGAACCTCAGAACGTCCCAGATGTTCCTCCTATGAAAGAAACAATTCCAGAGGAGAGCAGAGCATTTGAAGatgtaaatgaaaacaatgttAAATTGTTTTCTACTGAAAATGAAAACAGGCAAGAAGAACCAACCCCAGATAACATGATGCCATCAGTTATGGTGCAACATTTGGATCTACAAGCCACCACACTTTTATTAGGACAAAATCCTGTGGTAGCTTTGGGTCCCTCGTGTAGCCCTCATTCTTCTGTTCAGGTTCCAAGTGTCTCGGTGCCTAGCAGCACTCAAGTAACAGAGGAACTTGAAACAACCGCCAAGTTGTCAGTGACCATACCAGTATCTGATGCACCCAAGAAAATTGAGGAAATACCTCAGAGGATGACCCGGAAAAAGGCTCAGatgctggccaatcagaacaaGCAGAGTGCTGCATTAAGCTCATCAAGCGTCACCTGTTCGGTATCCTCCTCTTCAGTCACCACAAGTGTGACCACCTCTTGTGTCACTGTAGAAAAGGAAAAAGAGCCCATCAGCTCAACCACAGCTCAAACGTCCACACCTGCACCTGCACAAATAACCAAAACAAAAGGCAAGCCTGTTGACGATGACGACAACCAGTCCCAACATCCACGCAAGAGGAAGTTTTCAAAATCAGGCCAGCAACAAGTGCAGGTTCAGCTTGTGAACACAGCCATGAAGCAGACTCGGGAGATGATCCAGCAGACACTGGCAGTCATTGTGAATGCCATCAAATTGGATGAAATCGAGCCATACCACAGTGACCGTTCCAACCcctattttgagtaccttcagatccgcaaaaaaattgaggaaaagcGGAAGATTTTGTGTTACATAACACCTCAAGCTCCCCAGTGTTATGCAGAGTATGTTACGTACACAGGCTCCTATCTACTTGATGGCAAGCCTTTGAGCAAGCTTCATATTCCTGTG ATTGCTCCACCCCCATCTTTGTCGGAGCCCCTAAAGGAGCTGTTCAGACAGCAAGAGGCAGTGAGAGGAAAACTAAGACTGCAGCACAGCATCGAGAGG GAGAAGCTGATTGTGTCTTGTGAGCAAGAAGTGCTGCGAGTTCATTGCAGAGCAGCAAGAACGATCGCAAATCAGGCCGTTCCTTTCAGTGCTTGCACAATGCTGCTGGATTCAGAAGTCTACAACATGCCATCAGAAAGCCAG GGGGATGAAAACAAGTCTGTGAGAGATCGCTTCAATGCTCGGCAGTTTATCTCCTGGATTCAAGATGTGGATGATAAGTACGACCGCATGAAG ACGTGTTTGCTAATGCGGCAGCAGCATGAGGCGGCCGCTCTGAATGCAGTGCAGAGAATGGAGTGGCAACTCAAGGTACAGGAGCTGGACCCTGCTGGACACAAATCTTTGTGTGTGAACGAGGTCCCCTCCTTCTACGTGCCAATGGTCGACGTCAACGATGACTTTGTACTGTTGCCTGcatga